In Trifolium pratense cultivar HEN17-A07 linkage group LG7, ARS_RC_1.1, whole genome shotgun sequence, a genomic segment contains:
- the LOC123899801 gene encoding amino acid transporter AVT6E → MSHRNNDSNYTSIPVSSSYLELQPQHQHHKSNSFQRLSFDESGGFLGSKVVVNHNDNDNDDDNDDDDDDDLEIDIDNYPLVIGPNPNHGSGVPGAVFNLTTTIIGAGLMALPATMKVLGVVVGIVLIILMGILSEISVELLVRFSVLCKATSYGEVVQEAMGRPARILSEICIILNNAGVLVVYLIIMGDVMSGSVHHLGVFDQLMGNGVWDQRKLVILVVMVIFLAPLCSLDKIDSLSLTSAASVALAVMFVVVTFTVASIKLVEGKIDTPRMVPDFSSKKAILDLLVVIPIMTNAYVCHFNVQPIYNELEGRSPQKMNRVGRLTTTLCILVYAATAVSGYLLFGEDTESDVLTNFDKDLGIRFSSVLNYIVRVGYVLHLITVFPVIHFSLRQTVDTLVFEGSAPLTESRKRSLGLTAILLVLIYIGCTMIPNIWTAFKFTGATTAVSLGFIFPPLVAIRLGHKWELSYVEWFLSWLMLVLAVTVSIVGVIGNVYSLESKS, encoded by the coding sequence ATGTCTCATAGGAATAATGATTCTAATTATACTTCAATACCTGTTAGCTCATCATATCTAGAATTACAACCTCAACATCaacatcataaatcaaattcttTTCAAAGATTGTCTTTTGACGAGTCTGGTGGTTTTTTAGGATCTAAGGTTGTTGTTAAtcataatgataatgataatgatgatgataatgatgatgatgatgatgatgatttagaAATTGATATTGATAATTATCCTCTTGTTATTGGGCCTAATCCAAATCATGGTTCTGGTGTACCTGGTGCTGTGTTCAATTTGACTACTACTATTATTGGGGCAGGACTTATGGCTCTTCCTGCCACAATGAAAGTTCTCGGTGTCGTTGTAGGGATTGTGTTGATTATTTTGATGGGAATTTTGTCTGAAATTAGTGTCGAATTGTTGGTTCGTTTTTCTGTTTTGTGTAAAGCAACCTCTTATGGTGAGGTTGTTCAAGAAGCTATGGGAAGGCCTGCTAGGATTTTGTCTgaaatttgtattattttgaATAATGCCGGTGTTTTGGTGgtttatttgattataatgGGTGATGTTATGTCCGGTTCGGTTCATCATTTAGGGGTTTTTGATCAGTTAATGGGGAATGGGGTTTGGGATCAGAGGAAGCTTGTGATTCTTGTTGTTATGGTGATTTTTCTTGCACCTCTTTGTTCACTTGATAAGATTGATTCGTTGAGTTTGACTTCAGCTGCGTCGGTCGCTCTTGCTGTCATGTTTGTCGTCGTTACATTCACTGTTGCTTCTATTAAGCTTGTTGAAGGAAAGATTGATACTCCTAGGATGGTTCCTGATTTTAGCTCGAAAAAGGCTATTTTGGATTTGCTTGTGGTGATTCCAATCATGACAAATGCATATGTTTGTCATTTTAATGTGCAGCCGATATACAATGAGCTTGAAGGTAGGTCACCGCAGAAGATGAACCGAGTAGGAAGGCTCACCACAACTTTGTGCATTCTGGTTTATGCTGCAACAGCGGTGTCTGGTTACCTATTATTTGGGGAAGATACTGAGTCTGATGTCCTGACTAATTTTGATAAGGATCTTGGAATTCGGTTTAGTTCGGTCTTGAACTATATCGTTAGAGTTGGCTACGTTCTCCATTTGATTACTGTCTTCCCCGTTATTCATTTCTCGCTACGCCAAACGGTGGATACCTTGGTGTTTGAGGGATCGGCTCCTTTAACAGAAAGTAGGAAAAGATCATTAGGGCTGACTGCGATTCTGTTGGTCCTCATATATATTGGTTGTACCATGATTCCAAACATTTGGACAGCTTTTAAGTTCACTGGCGCAACGACGGCGGTTTCATTAGGTTTCATATTCCCGCCTCTTGTTGCAATTAGATTAGGTCATAAATGGGAGTTGAGCTATGTAGAATGGTTTTTATCATGGTTAATGTTGGTATTGGCTGTGACTGTTAGCATTGTAGGAGTCATCGGCAATGTCTATAGCCTCGAGA